A window from Cryptomeria japonica chromosome 1, Sugi_1.0, whole genome shotgun sequence encodes these proteins:
- the LOC131079736 gene encoding putative anthocyanidin reductase: MQGRFCVVGGDGFIGSSLVNSLLHRGFSVHATILPTSGKEDIHYLQRLPGAHERLKLFNADLRVEGSFDSPISGCQGVFFVASPTNFSSKDPENEVVGVAVQGTINVLKSCVEAKTVKRVVFTSSSCTMSPLNEEGEMNNNPSSVESFWTPVNYIRSNQQQFPVWPYFASKTLAEQTAWSFAEENNLDVVTIGPSVVGGPFITPYIPTSIQILLWFLPGKNGVPSSIVRSILSLFGTFPVVHVSDVCHAHIFLMEQPAAQGRYLCLADTLSVKELQQFIIKRYPDLKITDMLQDLDSSFPINTQYKSDKITDLGFRFNYGLEEIYDDCFESYKKLGLLATE, encoded by the exons ATGCAAGGAAGGTTTTGTGTAGTGGGTGGAGATGGCTTCATTGGCTCCTCCCTCGTCAACTCTCTTCTCCACAGAGGCTTTTCTGTCCATGCAACTATTCTTCCTACATCTG GGAAGGAGGACATACACTATCTACAACGACTTCCTGGTGCCCAtgaaaggctcaagctcttcaatGCAGATCTGCGCGTGGAAGGCAGCTTTGATTCACCCATTTCGGGCTGCCAAGGTGTCTTCTTCGTTGCATCTCCTACAAATTTCAGCTCCAAAGATCCCGAG AATGAGGTTGTGGGAGTTGCGGTTCAGGGGACAATCAATGTATTGAAATCCTGTGTGGAAGCAAAAACTGTGAAACGAGTGGTTTTCACTTCGTCTTCCTGTACTATGTCACCACTGAATGAGGAGGGAGAGATGAACAATAATCCATCCTCTGTGGAATCCTTTTGGACCCCTGTCAATTACATCCGTTCCAACCAACAACAATTTCCAGTTTGG CCCTACTTTGCGTCAAAGACACTGGCAGAGCAGACGGCTTGGAGCTTCGCAGAAGAGAACAATTTAGATGTTGTGACAATTGGGCCATCCGTTGTGGGAGGACCTTTTATCACTCCCTACATCCCCACTAGCATTCAGATACTCTTATGGTTTCTACCAG GCAAGAATGGAGTTCCTAGCAGTATTGTAAGATCTATCCTTTCCTTGTTTGGGACATTTCCAGTAGTCCACGTAAGCGACGTTTGCCATGCACACATATTTCTGATGGAGCAGCCTGCAGCACAAGGGAGATATTTGTGCTTGGCAGATACACTCTCTGTTAAGGAGTTGCAGCAGTTTATAATAAAACGTTATCCAGATCTCAAGATAACAGATAT GTTGCAGGATTTGGATTCCAGTTTTCCTATAAATACACAATATAAATCTGATAAGATCACAGATTTGGGATTCAGATTCAACTATGGGCTTGAAGAAATTTACGACGATTGCTTCGAGTCATACAAAAAGCTGGGTTTGTTAGCTACAGAGTGA